A genomic region of Trifolium pratense cultivar HEN17-A07 linkage group LG3, ARS_RC_1.1, whole genome shotgun sequence contains the following coding sequences:
- the LOC123914782 gene encoding protein SHI RELATED SEQUENCE 3-like, with translation MACHCLWYWRNKEQHEEEFHRPMHPAQHVMRRMFDYHAAAKANIVVGMVNDVLANIDCSLEGTLLFMGRVQFKEEMSATQLTEEVLQGSKCEECGNQAKKDCAYSRCRNCCKNKGFNCQTHIRSTWIPADRRRRHRMDQPPNQQHQLHEHKKHKQINPFSSFEEFKFPAVVNSMATLTCVQMRSMDDRVNEMAYQTSVEIGGHVFNGILYDQGLDQPRFNNNTRGDYSIDNIHQQQNLNHFYDGATASHHHLLYPPPHPLPSFRPNMPY, from the exons ATGGCGTGTCATTGTTTATGGTATTGGAGGAACAAAGAGCAACATGAAGAAGAGTTTCATAGACCAATGCATCCAGCTCAACATGTTATGAGGCGTATGTTTGATTATCATGCTGCTGCAAAAGCAAATATTGTGGTCGGGATGGTGAATG ATGTTTTGGCTAACATTGATTGCTCTTTGGAGGGGACACTGTTGTTTATGGGTCGTGTCCAGTTCAA AGAAGAGATGTCTGCAACACAATTAACAGAAGAAGTATTACAGGGTTCAAAGTGTGAAGAGTGTGGAAACCAAGCAAAGAAGGATTGTGCATACTCAAGATGCAGAAATTGTTGCAAGAACAAAGGCTTTAACTGCCAAACACATATCAGAAGCACTTGGATTCCTGCTGATAGAAGAAGGCGCCACCGAATGGACCAACCTCCTAATCAGCAGCACCAACTTCATGAACATAAAAAGCACAAGCAGATCAACCCTTTTTCAA GTTTTGAGGAGTTTAAATTTCCAGCTGTTGTGAATTCCATGGCGACATTGACCTGTGTTCAGATGCGCTCTATGGATGACAGGGTTAACGAAATGGCCTATCAAACAAGTGTAGAAATTGGAGGACATGTATTTAATGGTATTCTTTATGATCAAGGCCTTGATCAACCAAGGTTCAATAATAATACTAGGGGTGACTACTCCATTGACAATATTCATCAGCAACAAAATCTCAATCATTTTTATGATGGTGCAACTGCTTCTCATCATCACCTTTTATACCCTCCACCGCATCCATTACCTTCCTTCAGGCCTAATATGCCATATTAG